Proteins co-encoded in one Haladaptatus sp. ZSTT2 genomic window:
- a CDS encoding glycosyltransferase family 4 protein gives MNPEPDIAVLVVGPANRETGGIARYIAAQREHLPPSVRMETYDVAPSADGEGRRWLVRELFHAGKRALRFPFQSRPDIVHVHTSHERSFYLSSWFVFVSRYLWRRPTILHVHGSAFDTFVQSESGLVRFFQRRVFAAATAVLVLSAYWKQILEPVSDQTKLFVLPNAIDPDEYDPHFDVTPPHVVFISNHVERKGIREFVEAVEQLHEAGLVFRVTIAGKGPLSHLAEGLAARYQDVSYVGYVSEAEKRALLDNASIYVLPTHAEGLPIGILEAMAGGNAILSTPVGSIPELIRPENGRLVTPGNADDLTTALAALLTDPKTVRNMAQQNRTLVEEAYTWQEVAVQLTALYARLLDRPHEIDRDAPPVVIE, from the coding sequence ATGAACCCAGAACCTGATATTGCAGTGCTCGTCGTTGGCCCGGCAAACAGAGAAACCGGCGGGATTGCGCGCTACATCGCCGCACAGCGCGAACATCTCCCGCCGTCGGTGCGGATGGAGACCTACGACGTCGCGCCCAGCGCAGACGGTGAGGGGCGACGGTGGCTCGTGAGAGAACTCTTCCACGCGGGTAAGCGTGCGCTGCGCTTCCCGTTCCAGTCGCGCCCCGACATCGTCCACGTCCACACGTCACACGAGCGGTCATTTTACCTCTCGTCGTGGTTCGTGTTCGTTTCTCGCTACCTGTGGCGACGGCCGACGATTCTCCACGTCCACGGCTCTGCGTTCGACACGTTCGTCCAGTCGGAGTCGGGGCTGGTACGCTTTTTCCAACGACGCGTGTTCGCCGCCGCGACCGCGGTACTCGTCCTCTCTGCATACTGGAAACAAATCCTCGAACCCGTCTCGGACCAGACGAAGCTGTTTGTCCTCCCGAACGCCATCGACCCGGACGAGTACGACCCTCACTTCGACGTGACGCCGCCCCACGTCGTGTTCATCTCGAATCACGTCGAGCGAAAGGGGATTCGAGAGTTCGTGGAAGCGGTCGAACAGCTCCACGAAGCCGGGCTGGTTTTTCGCGTCACGATTGCCGGGAAAGGCCCGCTCTCACATCTCGCAGAAGGGCTTGCCGCGCGGTATCAGGACGTGTCCTACGTCGGGTACGTAAGCGAAGCCGAGAAGCGCGCGCTGCTCGACAACGCCTCGATCTACGTCCTGCCAACGCACGCAGAGGGCTTGCCGATTGGGATTCTCGAAGCCATGGCGGGCGGCAACGCGATTCTCTCGACGCCGGTTGGCAGCATTCCCGAACTCATCCGGCCGGAAAACGGGCGACTCGTCACGCCGGGAAATGCAGACGACCTCACAACCGCGCTGGCCGCGCTCCTCACAGACCCGAAGACGGTTCGAAACATGGCCCAACAGAATCGCACGCTCGTCGAAGAGGCGTACACGTGGCAGGAGGTGGCGGTGCAGTTGACCGCGCTGTACGCCCGCCTGCTCGACCGACCACACGAGATAGACCGAGACGCTCCTCCGGTCGTCATCGAGTAA
- a CDS encoding antibiotic ABC transporter permease — MTAALERSIDAESLLTETLRYARTRAYTGWDYADGMSSRLLQAVPIDNQWLNLVVQEGIKRAPINLRRLFLVEQRQSFKGSALFALANHNASLLGLDEVDYDAEATRLADWLVETRRAGYNGFCGGHAHALQDLGSRRAPTEGDVVSTTYGVRALLALSTFDPEYATLAESAAEFLTRDLNYTETADGAYITYVAAEDATYHTLNAIALAASLFCDLYEHTGTVAYAEKATALLSFVVARQTPLGGWYYRDPPEASHLSMDGHHNGFIIECLVRYAEQVDATRFAPALDRSLQFYRDQLFERDGAPRWDEKRVFPRDIHAAAQGIIVFTRAGDLDFAARILEWTVRTLYAGDGQFFYRREHFYTKRIVLMRWAEAWMAYALSEYAVAHRKASVQPPEATDVR; from the coding sequence ATGACTGCCGCTCTGGAGCGCTCCATCGACGCCGAATCGCTACTCACAGAGACGCTTCGCTACGCCCGGACGCGGGCGTACACGGGCTGGGACTACGCAGACGGCATGAGCAGTCGGCTGCTGCAGGCCGTTCCCATCGATAACCAGTGGCTCAACCTCGTCGTCCAAGAGGGTATCAAACGCGCCCCGATTAACCTCCGGCGGCTCTTTCTGGTCGAGCAACGCCAGAGCTTCAAGGGGAGTGCGCTGTTCGCGCTCGCCAACCACAACGCGAGCCTGCTCGGGCTCGACGAAGTGGACTACGACGCAGAAGCCACGCGACTGGCGGACTGGCTCGTAGAAACCCGGCGAGCGGGGTACAACGGCTTCTGTGGCGGCCACGCGCACGCCCTCCAAGATCTCGGCAGTCGGCGCGCGCCGACCGAGGGAGACGTGGTCTCGACCACCTACGGCGTGCGTGCGCTGCTCGCACTATCGACGTTCGACCCCGAGTACGCGACGCTCGCAGAGAGTGCAGCCGAGTTCCTCACGCGCGACCTCAACTACACAGAAACCGCAGACGGAGCCTACATCACCTACGTCGCCGCGGAAGACGCGACCTACCACACGCTCAACGCCATCGCGCTCGCAGCGAGCCTGTTCTGTGACCTGTACGAACACACGGGAACCGTGGCGTATGCTGAAAAGGCCACAGCGTTGCTCTCCTTCGTCGTCGCCCGGCAAACGCCCCTCGGCGGGTGGTACTACCGCGACCCGCCGGAGGCGTCGCACCTCTCGATGGACGGTCACCATAACGGCTTCATCATCGAGTGTCTCGTGCGCTACGCAGAACAGGTCGATGCAACGCGGTTTGCCCCGGCGCTCGACCGGAGTTTGCAGTTCTATCGCGACCAGTTGTTCGAGCGAGACGGCGCGCCCCGCTGGGACGAGAAACGAGTCTTCCCGCGCGACATCCACGCTGCCGCACAGGGCATCATCGTCTTCACGCGAGCGGGCGACCTCGATTTTGCCGCACGAATCCTCGAATGGACGGTGCGAACGCTCTATGCGGGCGACGGCCAGTTTTTCTACCGCAGAGAGCACTTCTATACGAAGCGTATCGTTTTGATGCGGTGGGCGGAAGCGTGGATGGCCTATGCGCTCTCAGAATACGCAGTGGCGCACCGAAAAGCGAGCGTACAGCCACCGGAGGCGACCGATGTTCGGTGA
- a CDS encoding DUF354 domain-containing protein: MRYLFFTNTPAHVHLYKHAVARLEAAGHDVLVLGRDYGVTVPLLSYYELPYRVYGKCGPSKNSLLRNLPSQFATIFREARRFDPDLIFGMGSYAAFAGAVSRTPVVLILDSEPTTFDHLVSRPFATAILTPRAFRKDLGPKHVRFAGFKETAYLHPDVYEPNPHIRELLGLDPDERFAIVRFNAFGSHHDVGHAGFSPTQRRDLISALAAHVTVFVSDESEAMDFDALPARRFALHPGLLHDALAAASLLVADTQTMVTEAALLGTPAIRSNSWVGADDMGNFTDLAAHGLIYNIRAFDDVLNTATALVADESAKDEWAAKRDAYVADNVNLTDLIVAVAEQLGDTTGLDLTADIAPVRPAV; the protein is encoded by the coding sequence ATGCGATACCTGTTTTTCACAAACACCCCCGCTCACGTCCACCTCTACAAACACGCCGTGGCGCGACTCGAAGCCGCGGGCCACGACGTGCTCGTCCTCGGCAGAGACTACGGCGTCACTGTTCCGTTGCTTTCGTACTACGAACTGCCGTACCGTGTCTACGGGAAGTGTGGGCCGTCGAAAAACTCGCTGCTTCGAAACCTGCCCAGTCAGTTTGCCACTATCTTCCGCGAGGCCCGTCGCTTCGACCCCGACCTCATCTTCGGGATGGGGTCGTACGCCGCCTTCGCCGGGGCGGTCTCGCGCACGCCCGTCGTCCTCATTCTCGACTCTGAACCCACGACCTTCGACCACCTTGTCTCCCGTCCGTTCGCCACGGCAATCCTGACGCCACGCGCGTTCCGCAAAGACCTCGGCCCGAAACACGTCCGCTTTGCGGGCTTCAAAGAGACGGCCTACCTCCACCCGGACGTGTACGAGCCGAATCCCCACATCCGCGAACTGCTCGGCCTCGATCCCGACGAGCGGTTCGCCATCGTTCGCTTCAACGCCTTTGGCTCCCACCACGACGTGGGCCACGCAGGCTTCAGCCCGACCCAGCGCCGCGACCTCATCTCCGCGCTCGCCGCCCACGTCACGGTGTTCGTCTCCGACGAGTCGGAGGCGATGGACTTCGACGCCCTGCCTGCCCGCCGGTTTGCGCTGCATCCGGGCTTGCTCCACGACGCGCTCGCCGCCGCCTCCCTGCTCGTTGCAGACACCCAGACGATGGTCACGGAAGCCGCCTTGCTCGGGACGCCCGCGATCCGGTCTAACTCATGGGTCGGTGCAGACGACATGGGCAACTTCACCGATCTCGCCGCCCACGGCCTCATCTACAACATCCGGGCGTTCGACGACGTGCTCAACACCGCCACCGCGCTGGTCGCAGACGAGTCTGCGAAAGACGAGTGGGCCGCGAAACGCGACGCCTACGTCGCGGACAACGTGAACCTCACCGACCTCATCGTGGCCGTCGCAGAGCAGTTGGGCGACACAACCGGCCTCGATCTCACCGCCGACATCGCTCCGGTCAGACCGGCGGTCTGA
- a CDS encoding SRPBCC domain-containing protein, whose amino-acid sequence MAELTTSIDIDASPATVWQVLTDFSTYPEWNDYMHISGSPTVGSRLHIRPGPAAGRVPSFKPRVLKADENRELRWLGHLYVNGLFDGEHRFVIDDLGDGRSRLTQAEQFSGLFVGPFNRFMGSQTERNFTGVNEALKERAETLEKSVHSDAAV is encoded by the coding sequence ATGGCAGAACTCACCACTTCCATCGACATCGACGCATCGCCAGCAACGGTCTGGCAGGTGCTCACCGACTTTTCGACATACCCAGAGTGGAACGATTACATGCACATCTCGGGGTCGCCCACGGTAGGTTCGCGCCTCCACATTCGCCCCGGCCCCGCCGCCGGACGTGTGCCATCGTTCAAGCCGCGCGTGCTCAAAGCCGACGAAAATCGAGAGCTGCGCTGGCTTGGCCACCTCTACGTGAACGGTCTGTTCGACGGCGAACACCGCTTCGTCATCGATGACCTCGGTGATGGCCGCTCGCGGCTCACCCAGGCAGAGCAGTTCTCCGGGCTGTTCGTCGGCCCGTTCAACCGCTTTATGGGTAGCCAGACCGAGCGCAACTTCACCGGCGTGAACGAGGCGCTCAAAGAACGCGCAGAAACACTCGAAAAATCAGTCCACTCAGATGCGGCGGTCTAA
- the wecB gene encoding non-hydrolyzing UDP-N-acetylglucosamine 2-epimerase: protein MKICAVVGARPQFVKAFPVSQALRRDHDEVLIHTGQHYDETMSAVFFSELGIPEPDYNLGVGSGTHAHQTAAMMEKLDAVFDEEQPDVVLVYGDTNSTLAAAMVAAKRDCLLAHVEAGLRSFNREMPEEVNRVLTDHASDLLFAPTETAVSHLKTEGITDGVHLTGDVMYDAILAVHDRAMAESPILDCLNLSDGEYILATIHRPSNTDDPKTLKRIIQTLGDAPLPVVFPAHPRTVARLEEFELLDMAHNNLRLISPVGYRDLVRLLAGAERVATDSGGIQKEAFFLDTPCVTLREETEWVETVEAGWNVLVGADPDAIRAGLTHEFALQMDEKPTPYGDGHAAAKISEVLSREAPIAVKN, encoded by the coding sequence ATGAAAATCTGTGCTGTCGTGGGCGCCCGCCCACAGTTCGTAAAAGCGTTCCCAGTCTCGCAGGCGCTTCGCCGTGACCACGACGAAGTGCTCATCCACACCGGCCAACACTACGACGAAACGATGTCGGCGGTGTTCTTCAGCGAACTCGGGATTCCAGAACCGGACTACAACCTCGGCGTCGGCTCTGGAACTCACGCCCACCAGACAGCGGCGATGATGGAGAAGCTGGATGCCGTCTTCGACGAAGAACAACCGGATGTGGTGCTCGTCTACGGCGACACCAACTCCACGCTCGCCGCGGCGATGGTCGCGGCGAAACGAGACTGCTTGCTCGCCCACGTCGAAGCCGGACTCCGAAGCTTCAACCGCGAGATGCCAGAGGAGGTAAACCGCGTGCTCACCGACCACGCTTCAGACCTCCTGTTCGCGCCGACCGAAACCGCGGTCTCGCATCTCAAAACGGAAGGCATCACCGACGGCGTCCACCTCACCGGCGACGTGATGTACGACGCCATCCTCGCGGTTCACGACCGGGCGATGGCCGAATCACCGATTCTCGACTGCCTCAACCTCAGTGACGGCGAGTACATCCTCGCGACCATCCACCGGCCGTCGAACACGGACGACCCGAAAACGCTGAAGCGCATCATCCAGACGCTCGGTGACGCACCGCTCCCGGTCGTGTTCCCGGCCCATCCGCGCACCGTCGCTCGCCTAGAGGAGTTCGAACTGCTCGATATGGCCCACAACAATCTGCGACTCATCTCGCCAGTTGGCTACCGCGACCTCGTCCGCCTGCTCGCGGGCGCAGAGCGCGTGGCGACCGACTCTGGCGGGATTCAAAAAGAGGCGTTCTTCCTCGATACGCCCTGCGTCACGCTCCGCGAAGAGACCGAATGGGTGGAGACGGTCGAGGCCGGGTGGAACGTGCTGGTCGGCGCAGACCCGGATGCGATTCGCGCGGGCCTGACCCACGAGTTTGCGTTACAAATGGATGAGAAGCCGACGCCCTACGGCGACGGCCACGCCGCCGCGAAAATCTCCGAGGTGCTCTCACGCGAAGCGCCGATTGCCGTGAAAAACTGA
- a CDS encoding glycosyltransferase family 2 protein, whose amino-acid sequence MYRGQRVGIVVPAYNESQLIGTVIETIPDFIDRIYVFNDRSTDHTWDVIQASAATANAAIASEAGYDERVVPMNNPRNVGVGGCVKQGYALALADGLDIVARMDGDGQMDPTQLPRMLDPIVDDVADFVKGNRLWYKEYREGMSRWRVFGNSILTGLTKVASGYWKMVDPQNGYSAISIEALKTIPFEELYEGYGFENDLLVMLNVYDQRLAEVAHPSIYGDEVSDIRYSTFVPHLSYILLRTFLWRLKMKFFVYDFHPAVFGYIFGLFGLLVGVVAAVLTIRDVIAGVAMMADVMLTITMFWLSALLLILAVSADVERNAHLVVLVHHKPGEGRGDHAMEPVPRSVSSPTDSSPTLEPNRRDMQ is encoded by the coding sequence ATGTACCGCGGGCAACGTGTCGGCATCGTCGTGCCCGCATACAACGAGTCCCAACTCATTGGGACTGTCATCGAAACGATTCCCGATTTTATCGACCGCATCTACGTTTTTAACGACCGTTCGACCGACCATACGTGGGACGTGATTCAAGCGAGCGCGGCCACCGCAAACGCGGCGATTGCGAGTGAGGCAGGCTACGACGAGCGGGTCGTTCCGATGAACAACCCGCGAAACGTGGGCGTTGGCGGCTGTGTGAAACAGGGCTACGCGCTCGCGCTCGCAGACGGCCTCGACATCGTCGCGCGCATGGACGGCGACGGGCAGATGGACCCCACGCAGCTCCCGCGCATGCTCGACCCCATCGTGGACGACGTGGCTGACTTCGTGAAAGGCAACCGCCTCTGGTACAAAGAGTACCGCGAGGGGATGAGCCGATGGCGGGTGTTTGGCAACTCGATTCTCACCGGACTGACGAAGGTGGCGAGTGGCTACTGGAAGATGGTCGACCCACAAAACGGGTACTCCGCAATCTCCATAGAGGCGCTCAAAACCATCCCCTTCGAGGAACTCTACGAGGGCTACGGCTTCGAGAACGACCTGCTCGTCATGCTCAACGTCTACGACCAGCGCCTCGCGGAGGTGGCCCACCCTTCGATTTACGGCGACGAAGTCAGCGACATTCGTTACTCGACGTTCGTCCCGCATCTCTCGTACATCCTGTTGCGGACGTTCCTCTGGCGCCTCAAGATGAAGTTTTTCGTCTACGATTTCCACCCGGCGGTGTTCGGCTACATCTTCGGGCTGTTTGGCCTCCTCGTCGGCGTTGTCGCCGCCGTACTCACGATTCGTGACGTGATTGCGGGCGTGGCGATGATGGCCGACGTGATGTTGACGATAACGATGTTTTGGCTCTCAGCGCTCTTGCTCATCCTCGCCGTGAGCGCAGATGTCGAACGCAACGCCCACCTCGTCGTGCTCGTCCACCACAAGCCGGGTGAGGGGCGGGGCGACCACGCGATGGAACCCGTCCCTCGGTCGGTGTCGTCACCAACCGACTCCTCGCCCACACTCGAACCAAACCGACGTGATATGCAATGA
- a CDS encoding nucleotide sugar dehydrogenase, translating into MNGLYNATESHEDQRHALVSGEIPVSVFGLGKMGLPLAACYAEATSNVIGVDVNPAVVEAINRGECPIEREPGLDELVSELVMDGKLRATTEADTAVAEARIHVVIVPTPITEEKDPNLSILEDAVSKIGRGLKPGDLVIIECTVPPGTSKDLVVPLLEAESGLSFGEFGVAFCPERTSSSRALQDIRGAYPKVVGGVDAESARVAELIYHEINSNDVLVVSDATTAEAVKLFEGLYRDVNIALANELARHADDLSVDVNEAIEVANSQPFCHLHSPGPGVGGHCIPYYPYFVMRRVEGDMPLLRTAREVNDSMPEFTAGKMREELEATGKQIADSTILVLGLTYRPAIKETRAAPAKPLIESLRRMGAQVLAVDPILDDTSEFDAVRVSLDDDETYDVDGVIMVTPHEEFDDIDWSRFENVAVIDGRGTLHGRAADHRVYTIGSR; encoded by the coding sequence ATGAACGGGCTCTACAACGCAACTGAATCGCACGAAGACCAACGCCACGCACTCGTTTCGGGCGAAATTCCCGTCTCCGTGTTCGGACTCGGGAAGATGGGACTCCCGCTCGCTGCGTGCTACGCAGAGGCGACGAGCAACGTCATCGGCGTGGACGTAAATCCCGCCGTTGTCGAGGCCATCAACCGAGGCGAGTGCCCCATCGAGCGCGAACCCGGACTGGACGAACTCGTCTCTGAGCTCGTGATGGACGGGAAGCTTCGGGCGACGACGGAAGCCGACACCGCCGTCGCGGAAGCTCGGATTCACGTCGTCATCGTGCCGACGCCCATCACCGAGGAGAAAGACCCCAACCTTTCGATTCTCGAAGACGCAGTCTCGAAGATTGGCCGTGGCCTCAAACCGGGTGACCTCGTCATCATCGAGTGCACCGTGCCGCCGGGAACGAGCAAAGACCTCGTCGTCCCGCTGCTCGAAGCCGAAAGCGGCCTCTCGTTTGGGGAGTTTGGCGTCGCGTTCTGTCCAGAGCGCACCTCAAGCAGCCGCGCCCTCCAAGACATTCGTGGCGCGTACCCGAAAGTCGTCGGCGGCGTGGACGCAGAGAGCGCCCGCGTGGCAGAACTCATCTACCACGAAATCAACTCGAACGACGTGCTCGTGGTCTCCGATGCGACCACCGCGGAGGCCGTCAAGCTGTTCGAAGGCCTCTACCGCGACGTGAACATCGCGCTCGCGAACGAACTGGCGCGCCACGCAGACGATCTGAGCGTGGACGTGAACGAAGCCATCGAGGTGGCGAACAGTCAACCGTTCTGCCACCTGCACTCGCCGGGACCTGGCGTTGGCGGCCACTGCATCCCCTACTACCCGTACTTCGTCATGCGCCGGGTAGAAGGCGACATGCCGCTGCTTCGCACCGCCCGCGAGGTCAACGACAGCATGCCCGAGTTCACCGCCGGGAAGATGCGCGAGGAACTCGAAGCGACCGGGAAGCAGATCGCGGATTCGACCATCCTCGTCCTCGGGCTGACCTACCGGCCAGCCATCAAAGAGACGCGCGCGGCACCCGCAAAGCCGCTCATCGAGTCGCTGCGACGGATGGGCGCGCAGGTGCTCGCGGTTGATCCCATCTTGGACGACACGAGCGAGTTCGACGCGGTTCGCGTCTCGCTCGACGACGATGAAACGTACGACGTAGACGGCGTGATTATGGTCACGCCACACGAGGAGTTCGACGACATCGACTGGTCGCGCTTCGAAAACGTGGCCGTCATCGACGGACGCGGGACGCTCCACGGCCGGGCGGCCGACCACCGCGTCTACACTATCGGGAGCCGATAG
- a CDS encoding Gfo/Idh/MocA family oxidoreductase, with the protein MNNMNGTLKAGVIGTGVMGRNHVRIYSELSKVHLVGVCDANEAAAHDVAETFGTTALTLDEIIEQSDLISIAVPTQFHYEVARKCIENGVHVLIEKPFVDDLDQGRELIELAKEHGVIIQVGHIERFNPAVGALLELIGDLDVIAIEAHRLGPPLARQIEDSAVMDLMIHDIDILLSLVDSPIERISATGARGVQHATAQVAFENGVLGVLTASRLTQKKVRTLNVTARECQIEVDYIDQTVRIHRQFHPQYTDESGKMRQRFESVTERPLVETGEPLKRELSAFIDVVATGGTPLVTAEQALRAIEVARQIDGLASASEMKAKVLTE; encoded by the coding sequence ATGAACAACATGAACGGCACACTGAAAGCAGGCGTTATCGGAACCGGCGTGATGGGACGCAATCACGTCCGCATCTACAGCGAACTCTCGAAAGTCCACCTCGTTGGTGTCTGTGACGCGAACGAAGCGGCGGCCCACGACGTGGCCGAAACCTTCGGGACGACCGCGCTCACGCTGGACGAAATCATCGAGCAATCTGACCTTATCTCGATTGCGGTGCCCACCCAGTTCCACTACGAAGTGGCACGAAAGTGCATCGAGAATGGCGTCCACGTCCTGATCGAAAAGCCGTTCGTTGACGACCTAGACCAAGGCCGCGAGCTCATCGAACTCGCAAAAGAACACGGCGTCATCATCCAGGTCGGCCACATCGAGCGGTTCAACCCGGCCGTGGGCGCACTGCTCGAACTCATCGGCGACCTCGACGTCATCGCCATCGAAGCCCACCGTCTTGGCCCACCGCTGGCGCGCCAAATCGAAGACAGCGCCGTGATGGACCTCATGATTCACGACATCGACATTCTGCTGTCGCTCGTGGACAGTCCCATCGAACGCATTTCGGCAACCGGGGCGCGCGGCGTGCAACACGCAACCGCGCAGGTGGCCTTCGAAAACGGCGTCCTCGGCGTGCTCACCGCGAGCCGCCTCACTCAGAAGAAGGTGCGGACGCTCAACGTCACCGCCCGTGAGTGCCAAATCGAGGTCGATTACATCGACCAGACGGTGCGCATCCACCGCCAGTTCCACCCGCAGTACACGGACGAGAGTGGGAAGATGCGCCAGCGCTTCGAGAGCGTGACCGAACGGCCGCTCGTCGAAACCGGCGAGCCGCTGAAGCGCGAACTCAGCGCGTTCATCGACGTGGTCGCAACCGGCGGAACGCCGCTCGTGACCGCAGAACAGGCGCTTCGCGCAATCGAAGTCGCCCGGCAAATCGACGGCCTCGCATCTGCGAGCGAGATGAAAGCAAAGGTACTCACCGAATGA
- a CDS encoding DegT/DnrJ/EryC1/StrS family aminotransferase encodes MPDQRIHLADPRMGKEEIARVVAVMESGQLADGPEVRAFEDEFAAYCGATHGVAVSNGTTALHAAFVGLGLGEGSRIVTSPFSFIASANGIRLAGADVGFVDIDPATYNVDPHALEAQLRTGEQIDGVLAVHLYGLPADMAHLAELRDEFGFALIEDAAQAHGATVNGKRVGSLGDAACFSFYPTKNMTTGEGGMILTDDEAVAERAARYINHGRVGTYEHSEVGHNFRLTSIGAAIGRAQLEKLPGFTQARQANAAFLTEALADVDVLTPHVPADRTHAYHQYTVRTPDRDGLMAHLDEWGIDSGVYYPKPIHQQPAYADITFHAPEAEQAAREVLSLPVHPTLSDEDLQRIVDAVTVYTEGQL; translated from the coding sequence ATTCCCGACCAGCGAATCCACCTTGCAGACCCACGCATGGGCAAAGAGGAAATCGCGCGCGTCGTCGCGGTCATGGAAAGTGGCCAGCTCGCAGACGGCCCGGAAGTCCGGGCGTTCGAAGACGAGTTCGCCGCCTACTGTGGCGCGACCCACGGCGTCGCGGTCTCGAACGGGACGACCGCGCTCCACGCCGCCTTCGTGGGACTCGGCCTCGGTGAAGGCTCGCGCATCGTCACCTCGCCGTTCTCGTTTATCGCAAGCGCAAACGGCATCCGCCTCGCGGGCGCTGACGTCGGCTTCGTCGATATCGACCCGGCGACGTACAACGTAGACCCGCACGCGCTCGAAGCCCAACTTCGCACCGGCGAACAAATCGACGGCGTGCTCGCCGTCCATCTCTACGGACTGCCCGCGGACATGGCGCACCTCGCCGAACTCCGCGACGAGTTTGGGTTTGCCCTCATCGAAGACGCAGCCCAGGCCCACGGTGCGACGGTGAACGGAAAGCGCGTTGGCTCGCTCGGCGACGCCGCCTGCTTCTCGTTTTACCCAACGAAAAACATGACCACCGGCGAAGGCGGCATGATTCTCACCGACGACGAAGCGGTTGCAGAACGCGCCGCTCGCTACATCAACCACGGTCGCGTGGGCACCTACGAACACTCAGAAGTCGGGCACAACTTCCGGCTGACCAGCATCGGCGCGGCCATCGGGCGCGCCCAATTGGAGAAGCTACCCGGCTTCACGCAGGCGCGACAGGCAAACGCCGCCTTCCTCACCGAGGCGCTCGCGGACGTGGACGTTCTCACGCCACACGTGCCCGCAGACCGGACGCACGCCTACCACCAGTACACGGTACGCACGCCAGACCGCGACGGTCTCATGGCGCACTTAGACGAGTGGGGAATCGACTCGGGCGTCTACTACCCGAAACCAATCCACCAGCAACCGGCGTACGCGGACATCACGTTCCACGCGCCGGAAGCAGAGCAGGCGGCCAGAGAAGTGCTCTCGCTCCCTGTCCACCCGACGCTCTCGGACGAAGACCTCCAGCGCATCGTGGATGCGGTCACCGTCTACACGGAGGGACAACTATGA
- a CDS encoding DapH/DapD/GlmU-related protein produces MSHSYDNSQPVNAGEPAPQQVQLGDHCRIEDGVYLATAYDVHKRPTTIGNCAAIRAGTNIYADVTVGDNLRTGHNALIREGTTIGDDVLVGTNTVIDGQTTIGSRVSLQTNVYIPTNTTIGNDVFVGPGVTMTNDMYPIRKEFDLVGPTLEDGVSIGANATILPGVTVGKESFVAAGALVIEDVPPRTLALGVPATYRPLPESLQGGNQIA; encoded by the coding sequence ATGAGTCACAGCTACGATAACAGTCAGCCGGTGAATGCGGGGGAGCCGGCACCGCAGCAAGTACAGCTTGGAGATCACTGCCGTATCGAGGATGGCGTCTATCTCGCCACCGCGTACGACGTACACAAGCGCCCAACGACCATCGGTAACTGCGCGGCCATCCGTGCGGGGACAAACATCTACGCCGATGTCACGGTTGGCGACAATCTCAGAACCGGCCACAACGCGCTCATCCGCGAGGGGACGACCATCGGGGATGACGTGCTCGTCGGAACCAACACCGTCATCGACGGGCAGACGACCATCGGCTCGCGCGTGAGCCTGCAGACGAACGTCTACATCCCGACGAACACCACCATCGGCAACGACGTGTTCGTCGGCCCGGGGGTCACCATGACCAACGACATGTACCCGATTCGAAAGGAGTTCGACCTCGTCGGACCGACCCTCGAAGACGGCGTGTCGATTGGCGCGAACGCGACGATTCTCCCCGGCGTCACCGTCGGCAAAGAGTCGTTCGTCGCCGCCGGCGCGCTCGTCATCGAAGACGTGCCACCGCGAACGCTCGCACTCGGCGTGCCCGCGACCTATCGCCCGCTGCCGGAGTCGCTGCAGGGAGGAAATCAGATCGCATGA